Below is a genomic region from Raphanus sativus cultivar WK10039 chromosome 4, ASM80110v3, whole genome shotgun sequence.
gaagaaaagaagaattggagtgaaggagaagaagaaagagaactgGAATTTCccataataaaagaaaaatagatagcAGGAGACAGAATCAACTGACACACCTGACACAAATCAGAGAGCTATGGATGTAGGGAGGAGTGTGAATTAGGagcaaaacagaaaagaaaaaatggttGAATTTGCTATGGGTAAGTGTCAAATATGGACTCCCTCCATTGGCATACATGCCAATTATCCCAATATATTATAACTGTCCATTTAACTTATGGAAATATAAATGATAGTGTATGCTTGtgcaatatataaaatatataaatataatatcatttatgATGTACGACTTAGCATCATGATTTTGACTTATGGtaatatacaaaacaaaaaaatatatatatatacaaaacaaaagtgATAGTGTACGTCTGTGaaatcataatatttatcaaaaaaaaaaagaaatcgtAATCATATTATCAACCGTTTGGGATAATTATTGGTTTTACTCTGAGTTGGAAAGTAAATATTGGTACTGGTGACCTAAATTTCTCTAATATTACCAACAtgatttatttgaaatatttcaGCAACATTAAATggttcaaataatatatttaagtttcTAATGAATATGTCCAACAACTTtgtttaaatagattttttcaaaaagtttcctttttaataatatagactagatACTTACCCGCCCTTCttaagggcgggtatatttacattttaatttattttctttatttttaagttattgtCATATATGTTACATGTATGTTAGTTTTCGGATGAATTGATATTTatttgaagatatatatatactgtttaGTGGGTTATAAATCCggtttcctaattttttttttcattttgcgGTTTTGTTTGGTCAAAAGTGTTAATAAtgtgattattttattattttatattcaatataaagtaatttaaaagcaaaaataataaatctcatggtttcttaaattttagttacaatttgtttttctcttaatttggtaattgtatttaaatacatataataaaaaaatgttagtgaatataaagttaaatgatataaaattgatttatgAGTCTCATGATTTATTGggtttggtttagtttcaaTTGTAAAATACTAATGGGCTTTACTTTGGGTATTGACATATTGTCTCCTTTATGTTTCGAAGgtgtagaaaaaaataattaacattttgCAATCtgaaacatcaaaatatttatgtctTTAGGGAAAAATGAACCGACAGAAAACAAATCGAGATCTGTCCAAGCTgatgtttcttcttttctgttcGAAgagatctttcttcttctcttttttttttctttccaaaaaagatgtttcttcttttctcagTCAGCTGGAAGAAAAGCGATATGATTATGTAAGTATATGTTTTCGGATCTAGCCTGTAATCAGGAAGTTCTtgttttgattaaatattcttGTCTGTTCGCTTACTCCTTTTTTTAATACATGCAAGAAGATATAAGTCACCGATGGTTAAGAGAAAGAGACGAAGAAGGGTTCTTCATCCGAAAGGAAGATGGCCGGTGATCGGAGAGACCTTAGCCTTTATTGCGTGTGGATATTCTTCTCGGCTTGTTACCTTTGTGGAACAAATAAAAGGCTTTGTAAGTCTTTTTCTATTAATCCATttgataagattttttttaaagcattTATTTCTTGCAAATCCGTTAATTAAAAAAGATTATGAATTAAAAATCAAcactatttataaaatctgttttgtaattttatttttaaagagagCTCTTActgagtattttttttatatacatgCGACAATATTTAGGATGGAGTTTCCGATTTGGAATAAATGGTCAATAATACAAAACCACCAATAGTCCAGATTCATGCGAAGCTCGTTTAAGTAAAGATGATAAGAGGCGAAGACTTATAGCACAACCAGATGAAGAAAATGTTTCCACTACTGagaaaagataaattttttttgtttgtttctctaCTCTTAACTCATTTTTTAATGGTTTTAGCTTACGggtttttaaccttttttttaGGAGCTAATGTATAAAGCTTTTAACTTTTCTTTATAGGAACCTTTGTTTAGGAGCTTATGTCGACTTACTTCAAATGTCTGGCCAATGAACGTAATCTTTTACATGTGGTTGCTTACTCTCCAATTGTTCTTTACAGGAGTCACCGACATGTTTTCAATGGTCTTCCACTCACCAATCACACATTTACTACCCAAACTCATCAACTGATTCTGTCTACATGTTGCGTAGATTTTATCACCctgcaataaaaatatataatagagcTTTAGTACGTGAATTTTGAGACAAAATAAGAAAGTATAGAAGTATTAATAATGTATTTACCTTTGAATCAGCAAAGATGATTTCAAGAGATTCACCAAATGCAGCGTTGATTTGTTTCCAGGTGTGGATCGTTTTCACCTGAATACACCAGTCGATTCTGCGAGGCTTCAACTGTGAAAGGTAAGATATCTTTTTGCGATGGTTTCATTTTTACTAATGAGAAGAATTATGTTTTGATGAGTTAGTTGTTTCAGTAAGGGTAGTATATATAGGGAAGAACATAAATGTGTGTGTCGtaaacttaaagaaaaatatttgtttttttttttaaaaggtatCTATGGCAGAATATGCCAAATCTGATATcgattttagttttgatttctaaagaatattgtttttttttaattcgagattttaaattttgactGAGAAGTAATCTTTTGATATATTGCTGTTAGTAGTTGGtttgaaaatttgtttaaatTGGAACTGCTTTGTCCATTATCTGATGGTTCGTGAATATGGCTACATGAAAATCGGAGGAGAGTTTGTTTAAAAAGTAGTTattaaatatagagtttttttattttcttattatttttttataattcgtGAATATGGGTACACAATTTTCGGAAGTGAGTTTGTTTGTAGAGGAGTTATGgaatatatttctttatatttagtatttaatatttatatatctttgtaAGATGtctggtttttaattttattctttgtATAAGTGTATCTTATGATTACAGAAAACTTATAATAGTGTTTAAGTGTTTGatatatttagtgtttagggaTTTGTAAGATGATTTGTTCAACTTCATTTTAGGGTTAGCAAACAAACTACATAGACTTAACGTGtgatgataataatttttttggtatatGTGGTGGTTCAGTATAAATTGGTATATCTACTGGTGACTCATAGATATTGTAATTTATGTCATCATATGTATTGTTCCTGATTGAAATCTTGATCAAAAAGTTACCTACAATTAACATATACTAATTgctattttgatattttttttggtataggTCATGTTTCGAAGCTTGTATTGATCATTTGGCAAAGACGGCGATGAGTTGATGGTGATAAGCTGAggcaaaaaaaatatcatcattCTCGTATATGCTGTGTAAAGTGAGGTTGGTTCATAATAACTATATTGATGAGACATATCATGTTACTCGTACATATAGGTAGTTAAGTTGATCTTTTTTTGCTTCTCTAAATTACTCTtactgaattttttaaaaatagacaaATCCATAATGACACAAAAAGTAATATGCGAGGTAAAAGTTAAggcaaatcaaaaaaaaaaatcctgaattaatagtattgatgcaTGTTCGGGATCAATTCTGAGACCATGGaaaattttattctataaagataaaatattgttgattttataatatagGGAAAAAGATCGTGGATTTTCGTTATATTTTCGGAAATTTcctgaataattttttttttaaaaaaaaatcatgtggCGTTCTTAAGGCACCGACATCGATCTATTACTTTCGATCGGAACAGTAACAACAAGTAACAAATAACTGGAAACACATTGTATCATTGATTACATACATCGAATATTCTCAGACAATTCGTACAAAACTCAACTTCATCGATCAAATTCATCTTCTCATATGGATCTCTTCAAATCAGTTCTGCCCGAATACGAATACGATCACGACCACCAACAACAACCCGATTCACCAGAATCAACTCCATCTCCTCTCAACGATGCCGCAgcaacctcttcttcttcttcatggaGCTTCGGCAATCTGATTAAAACCCTAGCAACCAAATCCGAATCCGTAATCGGATCCTATCGTCGTGAACTCGAGGAATTCGGATCCGAATTGAAGAAAGAAAGCTCCGTGATCCGACAAGTAGCTTCCCGTGCCGTCAAAGACTTGCCTGGTTCTCTCGACATCGGCGCCTCCGTCGCTCAAGAGTCGCTCGAATCCGTTGGTCAAGCGATCGACGACATCGGCGCCACCGTGtggaaatcaacggctaagatCATTTCTCATGGTCTCTTATCTTCTTCCTCCCATATCGACTCATATGGACATCTTCATCAGGGCTTATCTGTGAAACCGTATAGTCGGTTTGAGATGCAGTTGCTCGCGATCCAATCTGATAAAGCCACCTATGTTAGAGAACCTGATGATGATTTAGGTGAATTTGAAAAATGGAGTTTAAGGTTTAAGCTAGAGGAGAAACGAGACGTGATTGCTGGTTTGATCAATGGAAACAAAGCTGTTAAGGAGATGTACGTGAAGATTGTGCCTGTGGAAGTTGATGCTGAGACTTTCTGGAGGAGGTATTACTATAAAGTGCATAAGCTTGAGGAAGCTGAGGAGGCTAGAGTTAAGCTTGTGAAGCGAGCTGTATCTGGACAAGAAGAGGAGGATTTGAGCTGGGATCTTGATGATGAGGTGGATGAAACTGAAGGGGAGAAAGACAGGAATGTGGTATTGGAGGAGGGGAGTAGAGAAGTCTCGTCTAAGGATAGTGATATCTCAGTGATTTCGACGCAGCCATCTTTACCTGAGGCCGGAGATGTTGGGTGGGATCAGATGGAAGATGTTATTAGAAGCAATGAGGAAAAGGAGAAATCTGATTGGCGAAGACGGGTCAGTGtagcagaggaagaagaggatcTAACTTGGGATATTGAAGCTGATGAACACTCTGGTAAACAATAAGCTATAGAAAATGCAAGATTTGCAATCAAAAGTGTCACCAGGTCTTAGAGATATTAATGTTGAGGACGGTGAGTTTGAGCTCAAACTCGTATCTTTGATCTTGGCAGGTAAATAAAGCATATACGATTCTTGTTAAACGTGCATATTCACAAACATGTTGTATAATACTCTCGTccggtttaaaaaaaaacagatttgtatattactttgaaaaaaATAGCACAGGTTGTTGTAGGAACGAATTAGTTTTAAGTGAAACTTGTTATACGTATACAACCTTATTTGTTTGGGGTTGCTGAGTAGTGTATATCTTACACCTTTCTGTCTATGAATCTATCAATACTTTATTTAAGTAACGTGGACAGCTAAATCTTAGGTGAGTAGCGACTGCGAATATAGAGGTACAAAGCCGTGGCTGCAGCCACCATATAGGGGAAGATTGTCCATATTCCCTGCACAAAAGATGGAACCAAAACTTGTGTCAAAGGCTCAAAGCTGTTCAACTCTGTTGTCTCTCTCTATATACTTACCACTACAGTTGCTACTGTTGCAATAGCAAACATAGGGCGTTCTCGAAGAAGAAACCCAATCACAAGCTGAAATATTTGGGACATTATAGTTAAATCTTATGGTAACGAAGACTGAAATCGAATGTAATGAAAAGAAGATAAACCTGAATTGGAAGAGTAATCAAACCGCCGCAGCAAACTCCTGCAAAGAAACATTCTGGAGATATTCCCTGTAAATGatcatgttaaaaatatttgattggaTTTTAACCAAAGTTGCTACACATGACATGGAATCAGACTTACAAGTGCTCCAGCAAAGAATGCTGTAGGATTCCTCACTCCCAGCGAAAATCTTTCCACTGCGTTTCAAATTCATAAAACCAACATCACATTAAAGAAAATCTTCCCACTGCATTCAGTTCAGTCTGTAACTTACCAAAACCTGACAGGTTTCCATATTTTTGGACGGCCTGGGTAATGCCCATCGCTTTCTCTTTACCTATACCCAGCTTTATATCGAAATGTTTAAAAAAGATAATCAGTCTTTTGGGATACAAAATTTTACAGGAGAATAACAAGAGTGGATTTCACCTAAGGGAAGTAACCTTTGAACAAACATCATCTGATGCTCCACTTTCTCTGAAGAGCTTCCCTAGGTAAAACGGTATCATATCGCTTATACAAACTCCCCTTTTCAAGTTCCAGCAAAAAAACATCAACGAAGAAACCATGGGAGCTAAGCTATTATGGTTGTTTTGACAAGAAATATTGCATCTCTTTACCAGTAAACCCAAGACACAGTAGACATTATATAAGGAGCATTCCGAGAGAAAGACTCAGCAAAAGATTGCCACGTCCCATCCAGAGTTAACATTCGAGCCAATGTTATTCCAACCTGTACTCAAACATTTACAAGAAACtgtcaacaacaaaaaaaatgaaatctcATCAGCATAGAAGTACACCACATACCCAAATATTTAGCGCCTCTTCGCTGATGAAAATCCCAAATCCAGCCGCCATTAGCAACCAAAAGTAAACCCATCTGTAGAAAGAAATACACTGAAACAGCTGAAGGGATACAATCTATTTCACATAAGCTTTGTAGCTAACTGTTACAATCATTACCCAGGTGCGTTTGCTGGAATTACGAATCTGTTTCCGAACGCATTGAAGGTAAAACCAACTGAAGATGATGAAGGTTTGGCCAGACTCTTAACCTCAAAAGGTGCACCATCACTAGCAGAGCCTTTCAAGGTCACACATATTGCTGTAATAGTCAGAGCCAATCCTAACCCAATACCTAACTTTGCTATGAATGAGACTCTCTTCTTTTCAGAAACTCTTGTGCTTTCGCTGTTAAGCATTTCATCTACGTTTGGTTTCTCATCTTCAGAGTCCTTCTTTCCTGCAT
It encodes:
- the LOC108855069 gene encoding uncharacterized protein LOC108855069 isoform X1, giving the protein MQDRTKESGYVLYASVGAVTFCIIGLVNKCYCRHSRFVCLMLSIMEVFWTTERICVSSESPSPLKQDPYESHGFLFFFFPKPNLIAVLRSRVLYGAVESLSVSRLFKPSSYSFRTRVRSFQKENAGKKDSEDEKPNVDEMLNSESTRVSEKKRVSFIAKLGIGLGLALTITAICVTLKGSASDGAPFEVKSLAKPSSSSVGFTFNAFGNRFVIPANAPGWVYFWLLMAAGFGIFISEEALNIWVGITLARMLTLDGTWQSFAESFSRNAPYIMSTVSWVYWGVCISDMIPFYLGKLFRESGASDDVCSKLGIGKEKAMGITQAVQKYGNLSGFVERFSLGVRNPTAFFAGALGISPECFFAGVCCGGLITLPIQLVIGFLLRERPMFAIATVATVVGIWTIFPYMVAAATALYLYIRSRYSPKI
- the LOC108855069 gene encoding uncharacterized protein LOC108855069 isoform X4, with translation MQDRTKESGYVLYASVGAVTFCIIGLVNKCYCRHSRFVCLMLSIMEVFWTTERICVSSESPSPLKQDPYESHGFLFFFFPKPNLIAVLRSRVLYGAVESLSVSRLFKPSSYSFRTRVRSFQKENAGKKDSEDEKPNVDEMLNSESTRVSEKKRVSFIAKLGIGLGLALTITAICVTLKGSASDGAPFEVKSLAKPSSSSVGFTFNAFGNRFVIPANAPGWVYFWLLMAAGFGIFISEEALNIWVGITLARMLTLDGTWQSFAESFSRNAPYIMSTVSWVYWGVCISDMIPFYLGKLFRESGASDDVCSKLGIGKEKAMGITQAVQKYGNLSVERFSLGVRNPTAFFAGALGISPECFFAGVCCGGLITLPIQGIWTIFPYMVAAATALYLYIRSRYSPKI
- the LOC108855069 gene encoding uncharacterized protein LOC108855069 isoform X2 gives rise to the protein MQDRTKESGYVLYASVGAVTFCIIGLVNKCYCRHSRFVCLMLSIMEVFWTTERICVSSESPSPLKQDPYESHGFLFFFFPKPNLIAVLRSRVLYGAVESLSVSRLFKPSSYSFRTRVRSFQKENAGKKDSEDEKPNVDEMLNSESTRVSEKKRVSFIAKLGIGLGLALTITAICVTLKGSASDGAPFEVKSLAKPSSSSVGFTFNAFGNRFVIPANAPGWVYFWLLMAAGFGIFISEEALNIWVGITLARMLTLDGTWQSFAESFSRNAPYIMSTVSWVYWGVCISDMIPFYLGKLFRESGASDDVCSKLGIGKEKAMGITQAVQKYGNLSVERFSLGVRNPTAFFAGALGISPECFFAGVCCGGLITLPIQLVIGFLLRERPMFAIATVATVVGIWTIFPYMVAAATALYLYIRSRYSPKI
- the LOC108855069 gene encoding uncharacterized protein LOC108855069 isoform X6 — its product is MLSSMAVPINGFSLNLQKPNLIAVLRSRVLYGAVESLSVSRLFKPSSYSFRTRVRSFQKENAGKKDSEDEKPNVDEMLNSESTRVSEKKRVSFIAKLGIGLGLALTITAICVTLKGSASDGAPFEVKSLAKPSSSSVGFTFNAFGNRFVIPANAPGWVYFWLLMAAGFGIFISEEALNIWVGITLARMLTLDGTWQSFAESFSRNAPYIMSTVSWVYWGVCISDMIPFYLGKLFRESGASDDVCSKLGIGKEKAMGITQAVQKYGNLSGFVERFSLGVRNPTAFFAGALGISPECFFAGVCCGGLITLPIQLVIGFLLRERPMFAIATVATVVGIWTIFPYMVAAATALYLYIRSRYSPKI
- the LOC108855069 gene encoding uncharacterized protein LOC108855069 isoform X3, with the protein product MQDRTKESGYVLYASVGAVTFCIIGLVNKCYCRHSRFVCLMLSIMEVFWTTERICVSSESPSPLKQDPYESHGFLFFFFPKPNLIAVLRSRVLYGAVESLSVSRLFKPSSYSFRTRVRSFQKENAGKKDSEDEKPNVDEMLNSESTRVSEKKRVSFIAKLGIGLGLALTITAICVTLKGSASDGAPFEVKSLAKPSSSSVGFTFNAFGNRFVIPANAPGWVYFWLLMAAGFGIFISEEALNIWVGITLARMLTLDGTWQSFAESFSRNAPYIMSTVSWVYWGVCISDMIPFYLGKLFRESGASDDVCSKLGIGKEKAMGITQAVQKYGNLSGFVERFSLGVRNPTAFFAGALGISPECFFAGVCCGGLITLPIQGIWTIFPYMVAAATALYLYIRSRYSPKI
- the LOC108855069 gene encoding uncharacterized protein LOC108855069 isoform X7, giving the protein MNHMKPNLIAVLRSRVLYGAVESLSVSRLFKPSSYSFRTRVRSFQKENAGKKDSEDEKPNVDEMLNSESTRVSEKKRVSFIAKLGIGLGLALTITAICVTLKGSASDGAPFEVKSLAKPSSSSVGFTFNAFGNRFVIPANAPGWVYFWLLMAAGFGIFISEEALNIWVGITLARMLTLDGTWQSFAESFSRNAPYIMSTVSWVYWGVCISDMIPFYLGKLFRESGASDDVCSKLGIGKEKAMGITQAVQKYGNLSGFVERFSLGVRNPTAFFAGALGISPECFFAGVCCGGLITLPIQLVIGFLLRERPMFAIATVATVVGIWTIFPYMVAAATALYLYIRSRYSPKI
- the LOC108855069 gene encoding uncharacterized protein LOC108855069 isoform X5 encodes the protein MLSIMEVFWTTERICVSSESPSPLKQDPYESHGFLFFFFPKPNLIAVLRSRVLYGAVESLSVSRLFKPSSYSFRTRVRSFQKENAGKKDSEDEKPNVDEMLNSESTRVSEKKRVSFIAKLGIGLGLALTITAICVTLKGSASDGAPFEVKSLAKPSSSSVGFTFNAFGNRFVIPANAPGWVYFWLLMAAGFGIFISEEALNIWVGITLARMLTLDGTWQSFAESFSRNAPYIMSTVSWVYWGVCISDMIPFYLGKLFRESGASDDVCSKLGIGKEKAMGITQAVQKYGNLSGFVERFSLGVRNPTAFFAGALGISPECFFAGVCCGGLITLPIQLVIGFLLRERPMFAIATVATVVGIWTIFPYMVAAATALYLYIRSRYSPKI
- the LOC108855070 gene encoding uncharacterized protein LOC108855070, which encodes MDLFKSVLPEYEYDHDHQQQPDSPESTPSPLNDAAATSSSSSWSFGNLIKTLATKSESVIGSYRRELEEFGSELKKESSVIRQVASRAVKDLPGSLDIGASVAQESLESVGQAIDDIGATVWKSTAKIISHGLLSSSSHIDSYGHLHQGLSVKPYSRFEMQLLAIQSDKATYVREPDDDLGEFEKWSLRFKLEEKRDVIAGLINGNKAVKEMYVKIVPVEVDAETFWRRYYYKVHKLEEAEEARVKLVKRAVSGQEEEDLSWDLDDEVDETEGEKDRNVVLEEGSREVSSKDSDISVISTQPSLPEAGDVGWDQMEDVIRSNEEKEKSDWRRRVSVAEEEEDLTWDIEADEHSGKQ